One Ferviditalea candida DNA window includes the following coding sequences:
- a CDS encoding ArdC-like ssDNA-binding domain-containing protein, whose protein sequence is MSSFDDLFRQEASDRSIANASEQPFDKEAWAQKKQELRQWTYDKIDAATTAIAQNGEQFQQYFDVQSRFDRYSVSNALLILAQRPEATRIADFDTWKEQGVYIRRKETGFYILEPGEEYEREDGTKGISYNPKKMFDIAQTTANQKREQPQPLNDRTRIKALMDRSPVPIAMSDTLPSDVQALYQPDTRSIVIRRGMDAGDIFRSLAQELAHAELERGDNRYSRSAYAFHAYCASYM, encoded by the coding sequence ATGAGCAGCTTCGACGATCTGTTCCGGCAGGAAGCGTCCGACCGTTCCATCGCGAACGCTTCCGAGCAACCGTTCGATAAGGAAGCGTGGGCGCAGAAGAAGCAGGAACTCAGGCAATGGACGTATGACAAGATCGATGCCGCCACGACCGCCATCGCGCAAAACGGGGAGCAGTTCCAGCAATATTTTGACGTGCAAAGCCGTTTTGACCGTTACAGCGTCTCCAATGCGCTGCTCATACTCGCCCAGCGCCCGGAAGCGACGCGCATTGCCGACTTCGACACATGGAAGGAACAAGGCGTGTACATTCGGCGCAAGGAAACGGGCTTTTACATCCTGGAGCCGGGTGAGGAATATGAGCGGGAAGACGGCACGAAAGGCATCAGCTACAATCCGAAAAAGATGTTCGATATCGCCCAGACGACCGCCAATCAGAAACGGGAACAACCGCAGCCGCTCAATGACCGAACGCGCATCAAGGCGCTCATGGATCGTTCCCCCGTTCCGATTGCGATGAGCGATACGCTTCCGTCGGACGTGCAGGCGCTCTATCAGCCGGATACGCGCAGCATTGTCATCCGCCGCGGCATGGATGCCGGGGATATTTTCCGTTCGCTCGCTCAGGAGTTGGCTCATGCAGAACTGGAACGCGGCGATAACCGTTACAGCCGTTCCGCTTACGCCTTCCATGCGTACTGTGCGTCGTACATGTAG
- a CDS encoding PcfB family protein, with protein sequence MSSGAEAADQVVSMSLRGIEVMAKISGEGAKHLAVYLFAALQGQKRTKGSIRLESLLRSGKELKVFAVKNEDLPTFCKEAKRYGVLYCALRDKKNVDGLCDVMVRAEDASKINRIVERFKLATVDTASIKSEIEKTRAEKQDDEQAAEQPQQPESGQTSEQGATGEGASTERNVDDFLDELMGSPEAAQTERHPEPTQHTPQPHEPMRPSSKASDNANPKTATMEPPHPSEPISGRSAASARGSTTEAEQRAAPQRQSIRALLRELREENRKAAKERRQPDREPSLPKRSERQAGSTKAAQAKTSRTKTNKPKSTGKRGKAK encoded by the coding sequence ATGAGCAGTGGAGCCGAAGCGGCCGATCAGGTGGTGAGCATGAGCCTGCGGGGCATCGAGGTGATGGCCAAGATTTCCGGCGAAGGCGCTAAGCATTTGGCCGTCTATTTGTTTGCCGCCCTGCAAGGACAGAAACGGACGAAGGGCAGCATTCGATTGGAAAGCTTGCTCCGCAGCGGCAAGGAACTGAAGGTGTTCGCGGTCAAAAATGAAGACCTCCCCACCTTCTGCAAGGAAGCAAAGCGGTACGGCGTCCTGTATTGCGCGCTGCGGGACAAAAAGAATGTGGATGGCTTGTGTGACGTGATGGTGCGGGCCGAGGACGCATCGAAAATTAACCGCATCGTCGAGCGCTTCAAGCTGGCAACGGTCGATACGGCAAGCATCAAGAGTGAGATTGAAAAAACACGCGCCGAGAAACAGGATGACGAACAAGCGGCGGAGCAACCGCAACAACCCGAATCGGGACAGACATCGGAGCAAGGCGCGACGGGCGAAGGTGCTTCGACGGAAAGGAACGTGGACGATTTTTTGGACGAACTGATGGGCAGTCCGGAAGCGGCGCAGACCGAGCGGCATCCCGAACCGACACAACACACGCCGCAGCCGCACGAACCGATGCGCCCATCGTCCAAGGCGAGCGACAACGCAAACCCCAAAACGGCGACGATGGAACCGCCCCATCCGTCCGAGCCTATCTCAGGGCGCAGCGCGGCATCCGCAAGGGGTTCTACGACTGAAGCCGAGCAGCGCGCAGCGCCGCAGCGGCAGTCGATTCGCGCACTGCTCCGCGAGCTTCGTGAAGAAAACCGCAAAGCGGCAAAGGAACGCCGTCAACCGGACAGGGAGCCATCGTTGCCGAAACGGAGCGAGCGCCAAGCTGGAAGCACGAAGGCGGCGCAAGCGAAGACCAGCCGCACGAAGACGAACAAGCCGAAATCAACGGGAAAGCGGGGGAAAGCCAAATGA
- a CDS encoding relaxase/mobilization nuclease domain-containing protein: protein MATTAIWDVTDRLKRVIDYAANPDKTAIDRAEQQSLQQVLAYARDGDKTEKQLYLSGINCDPLTAYEQMQRTKRQYQKTDGIVAFHAYQAFAPGEATPEMAHAIGVKLSQELWGERFEVIVSTHLDKQHLHNHFVLNSVSFLDGKRYYDNKASYAQLRQTSDRLCREHALSVIEHPEPNKAKNHGEWKADQENKPTWRGLIRSDVDQTLAASMTWTQFIAALQKQGYEVKPNVKHLAVRPPGKERFVRLRSLGDEYTEEALKQRILRNRLPYRPQPEPKSRRRRVVYKGTLQSTRRFSGFQALYIRYLYQMGLLPARRASSRRTPLLLREDLRHMATITAQTKLLCQHRISSKEQLLAFSSATEQEITQLCCERKTLYNRIRRANDADQIEGYKAQIATLSRRIAGLRREVKLCAGILARSDEMRTKLQASELQEKKSRKEMDRHEQWSRSGRSGGEHEPAGHRGDGQDFRRRR from the coding sequence ATGGCGACGACGGCGATTTGGGATGTGACCGACCGCTTGAAGCGCGTTATCGACTACGCCGCCAATCCTGATAAAACTGCAATAGATCGGGCAGAGCAGCAAAGTTTGCAACAGGTGCTGGCTTACGCGAGAGACGGCGACAAAACGGAGAAGCAATTGTACTTGAGCGGCATTAACTGTGACCCGCTGACCGCCTACGAGCAAATGCAACGGACGAAGCGCCAATATCAAAAGACGGACGGCATTGTGGCGTTTCATGCGTACCAAGCATTCGCACCGGGCGAAGCGACGCCGGAAATGGCGCATGCCATAGGCGTGAAGCTGTCGCAGGAATTATGGGGCGAGCGCTTCGAGGTGATCGTCTCGACCCACTTGGACAAGCAGCATTTGCACAATCATTTTGTGCTAAACTCCGTTTCTTTTCTGGACGGCAAACGCTACTACGACAACAAAGCGTCCTACGCCCAGCTTCGGCAAACGTCAGATAGACTGTGCCGAGAGCATGCGCTGTCGGTGATCGAACATCCTGAGCCGAATAAAGCCAAGAACCATGGAGAATGGAAAGCCGATCAGGAAAACAAACCGACATGGCGGGGACTGATTCGCTCCGATGTCGATCAGACATTAGCGGCTTCCATGACGTGGACGCAATTTATCGCGGCATTGCAGAAGCAAGGTTACGAGGTGAAGCCGAACGTCAAGCATCTGGCGGTACGCCCTCCAGGCAAGGAGCGCTTTGTTCGTTTGCGCAGCCTTGGGGATGAATATACCGAAGAAGCGCTGAAACAACGCATTTTGCGGAATCGTCTCCCCTATCGCCCACAGCCCGAACCTAAGTCACGACGCAGACGTGTCGTCTATAAAGGAACGCTCCAATCTACCAGACGTTTCAGCGGGTTTCAAGCGTTGTACATTCGCTATCTATACCAAATGGGCTTGTTGCCCGCTCGACGAGCGTCCTCCAGAAGGACGCCTCTTTTATTGCGGGAGGATTTGCGGCATATGGCGACCATCACCGCACAGACGAAGCTGCTTTGTCAGCACCGTATTTCCAGCAAGGAGCAACTTCTGGCGTTTTCGTCCGCTACGGAGCAAGAGATAACCCAGCTTTGCTGCGAACGCAAAACGCTCTACAACCGCATCCGCCGTGCGAACGACGCCGATCAGATCGAAGGTTACAAGGCGCAAATTGCCACGCTGTCGCGGCGAATTGCCGGGCTGCGAAGGGAGGTGAAGCTGTGTGCGGGCATTCTTGCCCGATCCGATGAGATGAGGACGAAGCTTCAAGCGAGCGAGCTACAGGAGAAGAAGTCACGAAAGGAGATGGACAGGCATGAGCAGTGGAGCCGAAGCGGCCGATCAGGTGGTGAGCATGAGCCTGCGGGGCATCGAGGTGATGGCCAAGATTTCCGGCGAAGGCGCTAA
- a CDS encoding plasmid mobilization protein: MRKRSISVLVRLNEKEHQHLAHQVQKSGLSQEAYIRSLINGYVPKPLPPPDYYAMMRQLHAIGNNLNQLAAKAHTTGHLDRAAFQQEADQLRRAVQNIQQAVTSPERMDEPNFTNSEAHPP, translated from the coding sequence TTGAGGAAGCGTTCGATTTCGGTTCTGGTACGGTTGAATGAAAAAGAGCATCAGCATCTCGCCCATCAGGTGCAAAAATCAGGGCTATCGCAGGAAGCGTATATTCGTTCGCTCATCAATGGCTATGTGCCCAAGCCCCTCCCCCCGCCGGATTATTACGCGATGATGCGTCAACTTCACGCTATCGGCAACAATCTCAATCAACTGGCGGCGAAGGCGCATACGACAGGGCATTTGGATCGGGCGGCGTTTCAGCAGGAGGCCGATCAGTTGCGCCGCGCGGTACAGAATATTCAGCAGGCGGTGACTTCGCCGGAACGCATGGACGAACCGAACTTCACGAATTCCGAGGCGCATCCGCCGTAG
- a CDS encoding type II toxin-antitoxin system RelE/ParE family toxin encodes MEKTPYYKVLVSDRARQMLAGHVRFLAEKSPDAARKTKEELMKAIRSLHQLPERYPFLEAEFIPLNKYHKMFVEKWYLVLYQIKDRTVYVDYIVDCRQDYGWLVR; translated from the coding sequence ATGGAAAAAACACCTTATTATAAGGTGCTGGTTTCCGACCGTGCCCGTCAAATGTTGGCGGGCCATGTTCGGTTTCTGGCCGAGAAGAGTCCCGACGCTGCCCGCAAAACGAAAGAAGAACTCATGAAAGCGATCCGGTCGTTGCATCAACTGCCGGAACGCTATCCGTTCCTCGAAGCCGAGTTTATTCCTTTGAACAAATACCATAAGATGTTTGTGGAGAAGTGGTATCTGGTTTTGTACCAGATCAAGGACCGGACCGTATATGTCGATTATATTGTGGATTGCAGACAGGATTATGGTTGGCTGGTGCGATAA
- a CDS encoding type II toxin-antitoxin system Phd/YefM family antitoxin: protein MLIKPSASIRQNYNEIAELCKSSGEPVYLTKNGEGDLVVMDINSFSRREKMLKLREELLAVEEDRMAGRTGVTPDELDDYLENIIAGVEHGKNTLL from the coding sequence ATGCTGATTAAACCTTCTGCCAGCATCCGACAGAACTATAATGAAATCGCAGAGTTATGCAAATCTTCCGGCGAGCCAGTGTATTTGACCAAAAACGGCGAAGGGGATCTTGTTGTGATGGACATCAATTCCTTTTCCCGTCGCGAAAAAATGCTGAAATTGCGCGAAGAATTACTGGCCGTTGAGGAGGATCGCATGGCTGGGCGAACCGGGGTTACGCCGGATGAATTGGACGATTATTTGGAGAACATTATTGCCGGGGTTGAGCATGGAAAAAACACCTTATTATAA
- a CDS encoding DUF3991 domain-containing protein, whose protein sequence is MGYVSKEQIERAKQLDLLTYLQMFEPAELVRCSRNVYSTRTHDSLKISNGKWCWWSRGIGGRSALDYLIKVRGLSFPEAVLQIDGHGGDFPSVSISAELTTNPKRLMLPEPNDTNRHVIAYLTQRGIHRSIIDFCLETGRLYESRFYHNAVFVGFDPQGVPRYAMLRGIAGQRYMGEAMGSDKRYAFSVPAQEEGSELHLFESAIDLLSFGTLERLSNRDWRKEHLLSLAGIYKPKANVEKSALPAALMQYLQRYPQMKRLVLHLDNDQPGRLAAQTFQTLLSPTLIVSDEPPQRGKDVNDELRWKLRRIDRTSR, encoded by the coding sequence ATGGGCTATGTAAGCAAGGAGCAGATCGAACGGGCAAAACAGTTGGATTTGCTGACCTATTTACAGATGTTTGAGCCCGCGGAATTGGTACGATGTTCCCGTAATGTCTACTCCACCCGGACGCATGACAGCTTAAAAATTTCCAACGGCAAATGGTGCTGGTGGTCCCGAGGCATTGGCGGGCGTTCCGCACTGGACTATTTGATTAAGGTTCGAGGCTTATCCTTTCCGGAAGCGGTACTTCAAATCGATGGGCATGGGGGAGACTTTCCATCCGTGTCTATATCTGCCGAGTTGACAACCAACCCGAAGCGATTGATGCTGCCGGAACCCAATGACACGAACCGCCATGTGATTGCCTATTTAACCCAACGCGGTATCCATCGCTCGATCATCGATTTTTGTCTTGAAACGGGACGTTTGTATGAAAGTCGTTTTTATCATAATGCGGTTTTTGTTGGCTTCGATCCGCAAGGCGTTCCCCGGTATGCCATGCTTCGAGGCATCGCTGGCCAGCGGTATATGGGGGAAGCCATGGGCAGTGACAAGCGATATGCGTTCTCGGTTCCGGCTCAAGAAGAAGGTTCCGAGCTTCACCTGTTTGAAAGCGCCATTGATTTGTTATCCTTCGGTACGTTGGAACGGCTTTCGAATCGGGATTGGCGGAAGGAACATTTGCTGTCTTTGGCCGGGATTTATAAGCCGAAAGCAAACGTCGAGAAGAGCGCACTCCCCGCTGCATTGATGCAGTATTTGCAAAGGTATCCGCAAATGAAGCGCCTCGTGCTACACCTGGACAACGATCAACCGGGACGGCTGGCGGCACAAACGTTTCAAACGTTGCTCTCCCCCACCCTTATCGTTTCCGATGAGCCGCCGCAGCGCGGCAAAGATGTGAACGATGAGTTGAGATGGAAGTTGAGACGTATCGATCGGACATCAAGATAG
- a CDS encoding Fic family protein has translation MDTFPDKFFLTRQHSLFLAKKKWDENIYCGMKMENRNITFPQTQTILNGVNVPGVTLDDIQAVLNMRDAWRYLVSAIDEPTTLAYICKLNEYVARNEALEWGVLRTGSVGISGTDYVPPLPISSEIEQELAVLLSADTTNTEKAITAFLWGARRQMFWDGNKRTSLLLANKLLLEKGNGMLTITEKNMGQFNELLTAYYNTNDMRTIKVFLYEHAISGIEFKEPDGTGQGSVKSSQYR, from the coding sequence ATGGACACTTTTCCGGATAAATTTTTTTTAACCCGACAACATAGCTTGTTTCTGGCCAAAAAAAAATGGGACGAAAATATATATTGCGGCATGAAAATGGAGAACAGAAACATTACTTTCCCGCAGACGCAGACGATTTTGAACGGTGTGAACGTACCCGGTGTTACCTTGGACGACATTCAGGCCGTACTGAATATGCGGGACGCTTGGCGTTATCTGGTTTCTGCCATTGACGAGCCGACAACGCTGGCATACATTTGCAAACTGAACGAATATGTGGCGAGAAACGAAGCGTTGGAATGGGGAGTATTGCGAACAGGGAGCGTCGGGATTTCCGGTACTGACTATGTGCCCCCTCTTCCCATAAGCAGTGAAATCGAGCAGGAATTGGCCGTGCTATTGTCCGCGGATACGACCAATACCGAAAAGGCGATTACCGCTTTTCTTTGGGGCGCGCGGAGGCAGATGTTTTGGGATGGCAACAAGCGAACTTCACTTCTACTGGCCAACAAACTGCTCTTGGAAAAGGGAAACGGCATGCTGACCATTACGGAGAAGAACATGGGGCAGTTTAACGAACTGTTGACAGCGTACTACAACACGAATGATATGCGCACCATCAAGGTTTTCCTTTACGAGCATGCCATCAGCGGCATTGAGTTCAAAGAACCGGATGGAACCGGACAGGGATCGGTAAAGTCATCCCAATATCGGTAA
- a CDS encoding helicase-related protein, which translates to MSQCACLSHTMQRYLQYKRLKRQGLQHFDAWASTFGETVTAIELAPEGTGYRAKTRFARFYNLPELMNVFKEVADIQTADMLQLPVPKAHFHNVAVPPSDFQRDMVADLARRAEQVRAKQVEPHEDNMLTITNDGRKLALDQRLANSMLPDDEGSKVSACADNVYRYWSDSREGRLTQLVFCDLSIPKQDGSFNIYDELRRKLVDRGVPTEEIAYIHNANTEVKKKELFAKVRSGQVRVLLGSTFKMGAGTNVQTKLIALHDLDCPWRPRDLEQRSGRIIRQGNQNSEVHIFRYVTENTFDAYLYQTLENKQRFISQIMTSKSPVRSAEDIDETALSYAEVKALATGNPYIKEKMDLDIQVSKLKLLKANHLSQRYALEDRLLKLLPQQIKSTEERIAGYEQDAALYMRSKATEQEGAEESKFPGMVIKDFTYTERMAAGVALLEACKGMTSPDPQAAGSYLGFSLWLYFDSFHKEYKITLRGALGHTVTLGADTGGNMTRINNALSDLPAKLEHAREQLATLRQQMVTAKEQIEAPFEKEQELQSKSARLAELNALLNMDKRENEGVDSVPDEESEMPERRVVGRER; encoded by the coding sequence GTGAGCCAATGCGCTTGCTTATCTCATACGATGCAGCGCTACTTGCAATACAAGCGGCTCAAGCGGCAAGGCTTGCAGCATTTCGATGCGTGGGCATCCACGTTCGGCGAAACCGTCACAGCGATAGAGCTTGCACCGGAAGGAACGGGCTATCGGGCGAAAACCCGATTTGCCCGTTTTTACAATTTGCCGGAACTGATGAATGTGTTTAAGGAAGTGGCCGACATTCAGACGGCGGACATGCTCCAGCTTCCCGTGCCGAAAGCTCACTTCCACAACGTCGCGGTGCCGCCAAGCGACTTTCAACGCGACATGGTTGCGGATCTCGCCCGCCGCGCCGAACAGGTGCGAGCGAAGCAAGTGGAGCCACACGAGGACAATATGCTGACGATCACCAATGATGGACGCAAACTGGCGCTCGATCAGCGGCTAGCCAATTCGATGCTCCCCGACGACGAAGGCAGCAAAGTCAGCGCCTGCGCGGACAACGTCTATCGGTATTGGTCGGACAGCCGGGAAGGGCGGCTCACGCAACTGGTGTTTTGCGATTTGTCCATCCCCAAGCAGGATGGCTCCTTCAACATCTACGACGAACTGCGGCGTAAGCTAGTGGACAGAGGTGTACCGACCGAGGAAATCGCCTATATTCATAACGCCAATACAGAAGTGAAGAAGAAAGAACTGTTCGCCAAAGTGCGCAGCGGGCAGGTTCGGGTACTACTCGGATCTACGTTCAAGATGGGCGCGGGAACGAACGTGCAAACGAAGCTGATTGCGCTTCACGACCTCGACTGCCCGTGGCGTCCGCGCGACCTGGAGCAGCGCAGCGGACGTATTATCCGACAAGGGAATCAGAACAGCGAGGTGCACATTTTTCGCTACGTGACCGAGAACACGTTTGACGCTTATTTGTACCAGACACTCGAAAACAAGCAGCGCTTCATTTCGCAGATCATGACCAGCAAATCGCCGGTTCGGTCAGCCGAGGATATTGACGAGACGGCATTGTCTTACGCCGAAGTGAAGGCGCTGGCGACCGGCAACCCGTACATCAAAGAGAAAATGGACTTGGACATCCAGGTATCCAAACTCAAACTGCTCAAAGCCAATCACTTGAGCCAGCGCTATGCGCTGGAAGATCGGTTACTCAAGCTGCTGCCGCAGCAAATCAAGTCTACCGAAGAACGAATTGCTGGATATGAACAGGATGCCGCCTTGTACATGCGTTCCAAAGCGACTGAGCAGGAGGGTGCGGAGGAATCAAAATTCCCCGGCATGGTTATCAAGGATTTTACCTATACGGAGCGGATGGCAGCGGGCGTAGCTTTGCTGGAAGCTTGCAAGGGCATGACTTCGCCCGATCCGCAAGCAGCGGGCAGCTATCTTGGTTTTTCTCTGTGGCTGTACTTTGACAGCTTCCATAAGGAATACAAGATCACACTGCGCGGCGCACTGGGTCATACGGTGACGCTAGGGGCGGATACGGGCGGCAACATGACCCGGATCAACAACGCCTTATCGGACTTGCCCGCAAAACTGGAGCATGCCCGCGAGCAGCTTGCTACCTTGCGGCAGCAGATGGTCACGGCCAAAGAGCAAATCGAGGCTCCATTTGAGAAGGAGCAGGAATTGCAATCGAAGTCGGCGCGTCTTGCGGAATTGAATGCGCTGCTGAACATGGACAAACGGGAAAATGAGGGTGTTGACAGCGTGCCGGACGAAGAATCAGAGATGCCGGAACGGCGGGTTGTGGGTCGTGAGCGATAA
- a CDS encoding reverse transcriptase domain-containing protein has translation MRNPTDVLNSLSDKSKDPSYRFERLYRNLYNPEFYMLAYLNIYANNGSMTPGVDGTTIDGMSNQRVERIIASLKDHTYRPNPARREYISKKNSTKKRPLGIPSGDDKLVQEIVRMILESIYESTFSEASHGFRPKKSCHTALLRIQNTFTGAKWFVEGDIKACFDGFDHHVLIDLLRKRIKDEAFITLMWKFLKAGYMEQWSYHNTYSGVPQGSGMSPVLANIYLHELDKYMEGYKAGFDLSKRTANPAHRNLGCKIHYTKQKNAKVWDSLSVEEKKKRAKELRQMRNEQRRMPARPIREETFKSLQYVRYADDFIVGIIGSREDAERVKSDLAVFLKENLHLNLSVEKTKVTNTSEYARFLGYDIKVSRNQDTKRKRDGSRQRVYSGVVRLYVPHEKWAAKLLECGAIRIRKDKVTGLEQWQTMHRGKLINLSDIEILSKINAEVRGFYNYYSIACNASTLNRYSSIMKYSMLKTFGAKYRCKVRKIKELYIQNGNFTVSYETKSGTKEAVYYNQGFCRKKDPMFGQVDMLESYKRYAKPNSLAARLRAKKCELCGIEHDNVEIHQVKRLKDLKGNSEWEIEMRRRRRKTLAVCHECHRMIHANDEIVRRGQMESRVRREVPARFGRE, from the coding sequence ATGAGAAATCCAACTGATGTATTAAATAGTCTAAGCGATAAGTCAAAAGATCCTTCATACAGATTTGAACGGTTATACCGCAATCTGTACAACCCGGAATTTTACATGCTCGCCTATCTGAACATTTACGCGAATAATGGGAGCATGACTCCGGGTGTGGATGGGACGACCATAGATGGTATGAGCAATCAGCGGGTAGAGCGTATTATTGCTTCACTCAAAGATCATACCTACCGGCCGAATCCTGCACGCCGCGAATATATTTCAAAGAAAAATAGTACAAAAAAGCGGCCGCTTGGCATTCCTTCCGGAGATGATAAGCTGGTGCAGGAAATTGTCCGTATGATACTGGAAAGTATTTACGAATCAACCTTCTCCGAAGCATCACATGGTTTTCGACCGAAAAAGAGTTGTCATACGGCGCTCTTGAGAATTCAAAACACATTTACAGGTGCAAAATGGTTTGTAGAAGGAGATATAAAGGCTTGTTTCGATGGCTTTGACCACCATGTATTAATAGACCTTCTACGTAAACGAATAAAAGATGAAGCGTTTATCACGCTCATGTGGAAATTCCTGAAAGCTGGGTACATGGAACAATGGTCATACCACAACACCTACTCCGGCGTACCGCAAGGTTCCGGAATGAGTCCAGTTCTTGCGAACATTTACCTACATGAGTTAGACAAGTACATGGAAGGCTACAAAGCTGGCTTTGACCTTTCAAAACGCACGGCTAACCCTGCCCACCGTAATTTAGGCTGCAAGATACATTATACGAAGCAGAAAAATGCAAAGGTGTGGGATAGTCTCAGCGTGGAAGAAAAGAAGAAACGAGCTAAAGAATTACGGCAAATGCGGAATGAACAGCGGAGAATGCCCGCTCGGCCTATACGCGAAGAAACTTTCAAAAGCCTTCAATACGTTAGGTATGCCGACGATTTTATCGTCGGCATAATCGGGAGCCGTGAAGACGCAGAAAGGGTCAAGAGTGACCTTGCCGTATTCCTTAAAGAAAACTTGCACCTGAATTTATCAGTCGAGAAAACCAAAGTGACCAACACATCGGAATATGCACGGTTCCTGGGGTACGACATCAAGGTATCCAGAAACCAGGACACCAAGCGTAAAAGGGACGGTTCGAGGCAACGTGTATACAGTGGTGTGGTCAGGCTCTATGTACCTCATGAGAAATGGGCAGCCAAACTGCTAGAATGCGGCGCAATCCGTATCAGAAAAGACAAGGTAACCGGGCTGGAACAATGGCAAACCATGCACAGAGGGAAACTCATCAATCTCAGTGACATAGAAATCCTGAGCAAAATCAACGCGGAAGTTCGGGGTTTCTACAATTACTACTCTATCGCCTGTAACGCTTCGACGCTAAACCGCTATTCCAGCATTATGAAGTACAGTATGCTCAAAACCTTTGGTGCGAAATACCGGTGCAAAGTAAGAAAAATTAAGGAGTTGTATATCCAAAACGGCAACTTCACCGTTTCTTACGAGACCAAGAGCGGTACCAAGGAAGCAGTGTACTACAATCAAGGGTTCTGTCGGAAGAAAGACCCTATGTTTGGCCAAGTGGATATGCTGGAATCTTACAAGCGATACGCTAAACCAAACAGCTTAGCAGCAAGACTGCGAGCTAAAAAATGTGAATTATGCGGTATCGAGCATGATAACGTGGAAATTCATCAGGTGAAGCGACTGAAAGACCTAAAAGGGAATTCAGAGTGGGAAATTGAGATGCGTAGACGCCGCCGCAAAACGTTGGCAGTCTGCCATGAATGTCACAGGATGATACATGCAAATGACGAAATCGTAAGACGAGGACAAATGGAGAGCCGTGTGCGCCGAGAGGTGCCCGCACGGTTCGGGAGAGAGTGA